In Pseudomonas glycinae, the DNA window CCCGAAACAACTTCACCAGCGCGAGAACCAGCAAGAACAGACACAGCAGCACTACCGGCAAACTTCCGAACTGCACGACAAACATATCTATAAAAAAACTTTCTGCCGGTTTTTTTATCCACGTCCCGGTCCTGCCAAAGTTTTTCAACAGGTACTGGAACAGTGGAATCAATGAGCTGCAGATCAGCAGTCCAGCGATAGCACTCGCACTAAACAAACGCCTTTCAAAACCAGCTCGAATAGAAAAATAAATTAAAAGAAAAAGCTGCGCCGCCATCGGAAGAAAACCAAAGTAATGGGTGTTCACAAGCATTGAGCCAACAACTGAATACAACAAAACAGTTCTGAAATTTTGTGTCTCAAGCAAATTGAAAAACATCAGGAGCGACCACACCATCAACAAGACCAGAAGACTGTAAGATCTTGTTTCTTGCGCTTCGACGACAAGAATAAAGCTGACCGTGCTCAACAAGGCTGCAATCACGCCAACCCGACGATTAAACAACGCCGCCCCCAAGCAATACATTGAAGGAATTACTGCAACACTCAAGACAAGCGAAAAAATCCGTCCCACCCGTTCCCCATAACCAAAAACCTGATGCACGAGCCAAAGCAAGATCTGATACAGCGGCGGATGAACATCTTCGACGGTCAGCTGAAAAACGGTATTTAAACTATTAGCCGGATTACTGACATTAACGCTAAAGACTTCATCAAACCAAAGACTCCGCTCAAACAGGCCATGGCCTCTCAAGACCCCTCCAATTATCACAAAAATTAATAATGCGACGTGTTCTCTCTGCACCACACTGATTGCTTTTGAAAACATGAACCTCTCCTGTGTTCCGGCGCTGCACCTGCGATTGGAGTATTTATTGTTTGATGTCTACAAACATTACTGCACCCAAACCGACTGCCAGCCACAGCGTGACGAGCCGCAACAAGACTGTTGCCGCAATGGAATCCGGTAAACCGACACCATCCGAAACCAGCAGCCCCACCATCACCGCTTCAGCACTGCCCAACCCACCGGGCATGAAACTCAGCGCGCCGGCCAGCATCGAAACGGCATAAATAAAAATCGCGGATATCAGAGTTACGTCTGCCTTCATCGCCAGCAAAATCCAGTAAAACGCCAACCCTTCCAATCCCCATGCCAGGACGCTCAACAGCGTCGCGCCAATCTGGCGGCCTGGGGTGTGGCAGCTGCGAGACTGATGCAACACATGAACGCAATGGCGTAGTAACCGGGAAAACCAGCCGTGCCGGTGCTCGATGCGCCGATCAATCGCGCTGACATGACCCGACCGGGACACGAGCAACATGCAGCAGGCCAGCAGCACCAGACAGGCGACAATCATCGACAGCCATTCGGGATGAGCGCTCAAACCCAAAAGAGCCAGCGCAACTATCCCCAGCAAGTCGGAAAGTCGTTCACTGAACAACGCAGCAAAACTGTGCACGTAAGGCACATCCCAACGCTTGAGCAGGACGCCGCGCAACGCCTCGCCAGCCTTGCCAGGGGTGGTGGTCAGGGCGAACCCCGCCAGGTAGATTTTCAGGCTTGGCCACCATGGCAACGGATGGCGCAAGGCATTGAGATAAACCTGCCAACGCAAAAAGCGAAGACCGTAGCCAAGCAGAACCAGCCCGATGATTTTCCCTGCCTCCCACCCTCCCACCCGGCTGACCGCCGCGCTCACGGCCGCCCCTCCGCCCCACAGGGAAAGAGCCAGATAAACGAGAGCGGAGCAGACTGCCGAGCCGATCAGAACTCGATAGCGCCATCCGGAGAGCTTCACAGACTGATTCATAGATTCAGTCTCTTGAAAATCGGCTGGGGTATAGCCCGTATCAGACACATGATCCAAGCCCAGAATCCGGGTACGTAAAGCACCGCCTTCCTGGATTCGATGCCCGCGACAATCCGTCGGGCGACTGTCTCCGGTTGTGCAACCAGTAACGCCGGCATCTTCAGCCCCTGCGTCATCGGCGTATCGACAAATCCGGGTTTGATCGTGATCACATGCACGCCCGACTTGAACAGACGTGGGCGTAAACCTTCACAAAATGTGGAAACCGCTGCCTTGGCTGAACCGTAGACATAGTTGCCGGGCCGCCCGCGATCCCCGGCAACCGAGGAAATAACCGCCAGCGTGCCGCTGCGCTGGACAGCCATCCGGTCAGCCAACAGCGTCAGCAGCGCAATCACCGAAGTGCCATTGGTGACGAATGCCTGCACAGTCAGCTCGATGCTTTTTTCGCACGCGGTCTGATTCGGCAAGGAGCCGTAGGCAATCAGGCAAATATCCACCGTCTGCAATGTCGCCAGGCAGTTCTCCAACATCATCGAGTGCGCGGCGATTTCGTTGACATCCATCACGTACGGCGTAACCGCACTCGCACCGCGTATTTGCAGGTCGGCGCAGGTCTGTCGCAGTTTTGGCGCATCCCTGGCGACAAGAAAGAACTGACTGCCTTCAGCCGCCCAATGACGCGCGCAAGCGCTGGCGATCGCCGATGTGGCGCCCACAATGAGTATTTTTTTCATTGAATGACTCGCTGCCAGAAACGGGAAATCAGGGCCGGGTCACGCATCGCTTCCACTTGCTCCCAGGCGGGATAGGCTCGGCGGAAATCACTGCCGCTCATGTGGGCGTCCTTTGCCGGATACAAACGGCCACCCGCTTCCCGGACGATGGCATCGAGGCTCGGCAGGAGTTTTCTGCTCAAGGTTTTGTTCTGTGGAAAGTCCAGCGCCAGTGAGGTGCCCGGCATTGGAAATGACAGCAGCCCGGGCGATGCGATATCGCCGCAGCGCTTGAGTACTGCGAGAAAGGATCCGCTGCCGCTGCGGGCAATGGATTTGAGCAGTTCGGCCAGTGCCGCTGGGGCCACCGAGCTTGGCAAGACACACTGAAACTGCTGGAAGCCCTTGTGTCCGTAAAGGCGGTTCCAGTGCTCGATGCTATCCAGTGGATAGAAAAATGGACGGTAAGCAAGCGTGCGACATTGCCTGATTACCGGTTGCCGTTGCCAATAAAAATGGTTGAACAGTTTCAATGTGATTGGATTGACCAGCGACACGGGCAGCCGAATCGGCAAACGCAGCGAATGTGAAGTGGCAGCCTCAAGCGGACCCGTTTCGCAATGATTGCCGGCCGTATAAACACCCCGCCCTTGCGCACTCCCCTTGGCCAGACAATCGATCCACGCAACGCTGTATTCGTGGCCGGCATCCATTTCACCCGACAGGTCAAAGAATGCCTTCAAGCTGTCAAAGCGCACCCGCAAGGTATCGATGAGGCTGGACTGGATTCTGCGCAGGCGAAGACTTACCCAAGTAATGATCCCCGTCAGGCCCAATCCTCCTATTGAGGCGGCAAACCACTGCGGGTTTTCCGATGCGGAACACACCATCGGCGGTTGCATGGATCGATGCAAACCGAAACTCATCACAGAATGGGCAAACGTGCCGCAGCGATGATGATTTTTGCCGTGCACATCATTGGCCACCGCCCCCCCCAGCGTCACATGTTGCGTCCCGGGCGTAACGTGCAAAAACCAGCCGCGCGGGACGGCCAGTTGCAGAATCTCGCCCAGGGTGATTCCGGCCTCGGCACAAATCCAGCCGTTATCCCAATCGGCATCTATCAAGCGATTCAGAGTACGCATTTGCAACACATGATCACTGGCAGCCAGACAGCTGTCGCCATAGCTTCGGCCATTGCCGAAGGGCAACGAAGAGCCGTAAATTTCGACCACCCGATGCCACTGCGGTCCCAGGTCGGTTTGCCAGTGGCATGGATGGCCGGTTTGTGGAGCGGAGGGGTAATTGCCCCATGACGAGAGCGACAATTGAGTATTCTCCCTGCGGTAACTGAGCCCGTTGACAGTTTCGTGAGTCACTCGAAATAATTGATTTCAAACTTGTTGCTGTGTTCTTCCTCACGAAACGCCCTCAGTACACCTCTAAGTTTGACAGCGGATACTGAGTCCACTGCATAGAGAGACACTGAGTCCTCTGCCGAGGTTATATTTGGAACGACCAACTTCAAACTGGCAACTTTTATAAAATACGCCGGCCGCTTGCTGAACCACTCGTCATAAATAAAAGCGTATTTAACATCGTGACGCCTCATCAAATCACCGATCCACAACGAGTTACTTTCCAAGCGCCCAAATTTCAACACTTCATAATTCGCCAGACCGGTGAGGTCTAGTACATATTGATCGGTCACCAATGAAACCAGCCCCAAATCGTTGACGGCTAACGGCTCATTCAAACGAGAGGCAATCAATGCCATCATGTACTGTTGATTGTAGATATTGGCAGATGCCCATGGCGTACTCAATGTCACATACACAAAGCTGGTAAAGGCCACAGGCAAACAACTGAATACCACTAGCATCCAGCGCCCGCTCAGATACCTGCTGCAGGCCACCAGAAAAAAAAGCGAAACAAATGCAAGCCAATACACTTCATATCGGCCGTACCAACCCGACTTGCCAAATACCATATGCAGCACCGTGACGTTTAACAACAGCAACACCAGTGCCATTCTTCTGGAGTAAATACAGCAAAGCATCAACACACCGAAAACCACCCAACCCCATAGCTTGAATTGCGCCAGCGCATGTGCAGCAAGGGATTGAAGATCGGAAATATCTGATTTGGAAAGTACCGAAGATGGCAACACATCGAGTCCGACGCTTTGCAGGAACAGGCTGAAGGCTGCAAGGGCCATCAGTATGGCAACACCACAATAAACTACTCTCCAGCGCTCACCGCTCATAAAAAGATAGCCCAAGGCGGGAAAGGAAATTGCCAAATCTTCGTAACGTACCAGCGGCAGCAAGAAAATCGCCAAATACAGAACGATCGATACTTTTTGTTCTCCGAAAAACTCTTTACGAATAACACCTGCGGCAATCAAAACCGTCAGATAAACTTGCAAGCTGTGTTCCATCCCGTTGAAGACAAGTCCATATAGATTCAACGAAAAAAACAACCCCATCGCGATCAGCACCGAAAACTGACGATTCAAGCGCTTCAACAAATCAAACATCAACAGAAAAGTCAGAAGCGAAAAGATGATATTCAGCACCAGTGGCGCATAGTAAAACGCATCCCCCAACATTGAGAAAGGCGCAAGCAAAACAGGCCATATAATGCTTGACGAAGGGGCAGAATACTCTCCCGCGTTAACTCCGTAGTGCCCCACCCATATATTCCTGGCCATCTTCATATGAATATATGGATCATCCAGCGTATAGATCATCACACCATGATTCATCATCATGATCGATAGAAACAAAACACCTGCCGGAACAAAAAAAATGAATACGGCTGTCCATACTTCCGGAGCGCTTATGCGCTGACTTGCGGAAACGCTGGTTATGACTTCACCCATTTTTGATTAAACCCTTGATCAGCCTAATGAATAGCCACAGGCACGGTGTGCTCTGGCTTATTCGTTTCATGCCGCCACCCAGAAAATCAGACAAAACACTGCGCCCATTGCCAGGCTCAGGCGATCACGCACGGCAAAGACCACCGGGTCGTCATTCATCCGGCCGCGATGGGTCAGCAACCAGATTCGGGTAATCCAGAGCAGCAGCACGGGGCACGCCAGCCAAATCCAGCGAGGGTGCGCATACAGCGCGGTAGTCGCACCGTCATGGATGTAAAGCGCCAGCACCATGACAGCCAGATACCCGGATGCAGCGCCCAACGAGGAGAGCATTGCCAGATCCGCTGGAAAGTAGTCGCGTCCACCGGTTCTCCCGGTGATGCCGCTGTTGAGCGCCAACAACAGTTCGGCGTAGCGCTTGATCAGCGCCAGGCTCAAAAACATGAACATGGAAAAGGCCAGCATCCAGACCGTCAGTTCCAGTTCGAAAGCAGCTCCGCCAGCAATGATGCGCAGGGTATATAGAAGGGCCAAAGCAATGACATCGAGCGCCATAAGCCGCTTCAGCACCAGCGAATAAACCAGCGTCAGCAAGTAATAACAGGCAAGTACCACCACGAATTGACGCGGCAGCCAGATCCAGGCCCCCGTGAAGGCCACCAGCAACAGCAGAGGAAAAACCATCAACCCGGACTTGATCGACAAATTTCCACTGGCGAAGGGTCGAGCGTGTTTGGTTGGATGCTTGCGATCATCGGCAAGGTCAAGCAGGTCGTTCAGAACATAGACACCCGATGCGCATAATCCAAAAAACAGGAAGGCCAGCACGCCGTACCACAACGACATCGGATTGACCAGTTGATGCGCGGCGAGCAAGGGAATAAAAATCAGGGTGTTCTTCACCCATTGATGAATGCGAAAGGCTTTGTACCAACTCCTGAAGTTCGAAGCGTAGGCACGATCCACCTGAACGACGTTGCCCAAGTGCCTGGCGGCAAGTTCGACACCCGGTAACGGATTGACGACATAGCCTTGCCTGGCGGAACGCCATACCGGGAGATCGTCGAGTGAGTTGCCGACGTAGTCGAATCCCCCGTCACCGTACAGCTCCACCAACAAATCACGCTTATTCATCCCCGACAGGTTGCACTCAAGCGTGGTTGCCAAAACCTCATCGAACACCTTCAGGTGCTCAGCTATGCGTAACGCCAACGAATGATGGCTGGCCGTGGCCAGCACTATTTTCCGGCCGCTGTTGCGTTGCGCCTCGATCATCCATAGAACATCCGGATCGTAGGGCAATGTCGTGACATCGATGGCCGTTGCATGAGCTAACTGTTCTTTCAGGTAGGATCGACCGCGACCGAGCCAGATCAAGGGTTTGCAACATTGCAGCGGGGCCTGCCTCATAAAGGCCATTGCACATTCGAACAACAGATCAGTCTTCAGAAGCGTTCCGTCCAGATCGATGACGAATGGCGTCGTCGACAGGCAAGGGGCATTTACCGACGGTGCATCAGGCAGAGATACGTTCATGGCTGGCGCTCCCGACACAGCACAAACCGGAAAAAGCAGTACCCCAGCAGCAGATTCATCAGGGAAAACCCAGACACCGTCACCAGCCCCGGCAAATTGCGTGAATCGGCAAATACGCCCACGCCATAACTCAAAACACCCATCACGCTCATGAACATCAGATACGCCACCACCGACGTTCGGGTCTCGAACGTGTAGAGCGCGTTCATGTAAAACGAGAAGGATGCGGCAATGCAAAACGCGGCGAAGTTACTGGCAGACTGGTCCAACTGAACCGCGCTGCTCAGTACAAAAAAAATCTGCCAGTGAACCAGCGTTGCGGCCAGGCCGATTGCCGTTTGCGCGGGAAATCCTTTCCACAAGATCCTCATCGTCAATCCTTGCTGTCACTGCAACGGGCGGGGCTTTCACGCTAGGGCAAGGTACGGGTGCGGTCTACTGTCAGAAATTACAGGTAGGCGCTGGTTTCTGACCAACGGTCACCATTGCAATAACCGCCCGTGGGGCGGCTCTTTCATGACGATGAAGCCGTAGTCGCCGATCAGGTAGAGGCGGTAATAGAGGCTGTCCACCAAGGGTGGATAGCCCATCAGACCGGCGTGGGTCGCGTTGCGCCGTTCGCGTTCTGCAACCACATTGGTGATGCCCGCCGACGGCAGGGTTTCGGCGAGCATGAAGTAGTCGATGTTCAGCAAGTAACGCAGCACCGGCAGTTGTTTGAACGTCCCTTCCGCCCCCGCGAGCCAGCGGTCGGAGTACGTCACCGAGAGATAAATCCGTTTGGCTTCGCGCAGTTCTCGATGGGACGAGATGTCGTGGCTGAGGCTGTAGAGCGCACTGCTGGCGAAGGTTTTTTCCATCGTCAGCACCCGGCCATAAGCGAAGGACAGCGACAGCGTGGCCAGAAGCGCAATCGCCAACACCAAAGGCAACCGTTGATGCAGCGGCATCAACCCCAGCCAGGCCAGATAGAACAGCAACATCAACAGCACGCCAAACCCCATCAGGGTGCGTGCGCCTTCATTGAAATCGCGAAACAGCAGGGTCATGCCCGGCACCAGCAGCACAACCAGCGGCAATGCCAGCAGGCAGCTGAAGCTCAGCAGCAAGCCCTTGGCGCGGGACAGGTGGCGCTCGCGAATCTGCCGCCCCAACTGCACGGCGCCGGTCACAGCACACAGCACCAGCGCAATAAAAACCGCCGTGTAACCGCCGTGAAACAGCAGCGCAACCTTCTCCATCACCCGAGCGAGATTGATGCCGATCTGCAGCCACGGATCGGCGCCGGGATTGAGCAATTGCGCGCGCCCGGCGTCAGTGAATGGATAGGCCGTGACGCTGTAGATCAGCACCGCCAGCAGCAGTTGCGCCAGCCGCCAGCCTGACCGGTGCCAGAGTTCATCCCACGGCACTTGCCGATGAACATTGCGCAGCAATTCCAGGCAGCACAACCCGAGAAACACATTCAGGCTGATCTGATACAGCCCGATCGCCAGCGCCAGCAACGCTGACGGCACCAGCCATCGCTGAATGCGTGAAGCGCCGCAAAAAGTGATCGCGTAAATCACCGCGACCAGACTCAGTGCCATGCCGGCCCCGTCGTATTGATAGGACAGGTTCTGCAACAGGAAGGGGTTGTACCAGAGCGGCAACGGCACCAGACAGCACGCCAGGGTCGGTTCGGGAAAATAATGGAAGGTCAGCCGGGTCAGAGCGAACGACATCACTACGGTGGCGAGCAACAGCGGTAATGGAAAAATGTTCGGTGCTGCGCCGGTAAATGTCAGCGCCTGATACAGCCAGTCCATGAACAACCGCCCCTGCGCCGCCCAGGCATTGCCGGCAGCCAGAGTGCGCCAGTTGTCGTCGATGTAGGGGAAGTCGGCGAGGATCAGCGGCAGGATGTAGAGCAACGTGGCGATCA includes these proteins:
- a CDS encoding glucosyltransferase domain-containing protein: MRISDFLVRELGRRQVVLFFLIATLLYILPLILADFPYIDDNWRTLAAGNAWAAQGRLFMDWLYQALTFTGAAPNIFPLPLLLATVVMSFALTRLTFHYFPEPTLACCLVPLPLWYNPFLLQNLSYQYDGAGMALSLVAVIYAITFCGASRIQRWLVPSALLALAIGLYQISLNVFLGLCCLELLRNVHRQVPWDELWHRSGWRLAQLLLAVLIYSVTAYPFTDAGRAQLLNPGADPWLQIGINLARVMEKVALLFHGGYTAVFIALVLCAVTGAVQLGRQIRERHLSRAKGLLLSFSCLLALPLVVLLVPGMTLLFRDFNEGARTLMGFGVLLMLLFYLAWLGLMPLHQRLPLVLAIALLATLSLSFAYGRVLTMEKTFASSALYSLSHDISSHRELREAKRIYLSVTYSDRWLAGAEGTFKQLPVLRYLLNIDYFMLAETLPSAGITNVVAERERRNATHAGLMGYPPLVDSLYYRLYLIGDYGFIVMKEPPHGRLLQW
- a CDS encoding GtrA family protein, with product MRILWKGFPAQTAIGLAATLVHWQIFFVLSSAVQLDQSASNFAAFCIAASFSFYMNALYTFETRTSVVAYLMFMSVMGVLSYGVGVFADSRNLPGLVTVSGFSLMNLLLGYCFFRFVLCRERQP
- a CDS encoding UbiA family prenyltransferase; the protein is MNVSLPDAPSVNAPCLSTTPFVIDLDGTLLKTDLLFECAMAFMRQAPLQCCKPLIWLGRGRSYLKEQLAHATAIDVTTLPYDPDVLWMIEAQRNSGRKIVLATASHHSLALRIAEHLKVFDEVLATTLECNLSGMNKRDLLVELYGDGGFDYVGNSLDDLPVWRSARQGYVVNPLPGVELAARHLGNVVQVDRAYASNFRSWYKAFRIHQWVKNTLIFIPLLAAHQLVNPMSLWYGVLAFLFFGLCASGVYVLNDLLDLADDRKHPTKHARPFASGNLSIKSGLMVFPLLLLVAFTGAWIWLPRQFVVVLACYYLLTLVYSLVLKRLMALDVIALALLYTLRIIAGGAAFELELTVWMLAFSMFMFLSLALIKRYAELLLALNSGITGRTGGRDYFPADLAMLSSLGAASGYLAVMVLALYIHDGATTALYAHPRWIWLACPVLLLWITRIWLLTHRGRMNDDPVVFAVRDRLSLAMGAVFCLIFWVAA
- a CDS encoding glycosyltransferase family 39 protein translates to MFSKAISVVQREHVALLIFVIIGGVLRGHGLFERSLWFDEVFSVNVSNPANSLNTVFQLTVEDVHPPLYQILLWLVHQVFGYGERVGRIFSLVLSVAVIPSMYCLGAALFNRRVGVIAALLSTVSFILVVEAQETRSYSLLVLLMVWSLLMFFNLLETQNFRTVLLYSVVGSMLVNTHYFGFLPMAAQLFLLIYFSIRAGFERRLFSASAIAGLLICSSLIPLFQYLLKNFGRTGTWIKKPAESFFIDMFVVQFGSLPVVLLCLFLLVLALVKLFRVQDKKDVLKVLLFCWFFGVTVAYLRSLFFTPILTLKNAMVFLPITIVLVSYGFGLVRDGFVRWTMLIFVCGVSASFILSDPDRSQFRIESDLRSPVKKVMEEGRDLPVYANSVYSDYLQILGSSVRTKSFEELKRQLKAGSTGPCFYVIDPDADELSSYSKQLDTMVVEKNDYQQSSIALLKSRDGADCISRR
- a CDS encoding SDR family oxidoreductase; this encodes MKKILIVGATSAIASACARHWAAEGSQFFLVARDAPKLRQTCADLQIRGASAVTPYVMDVNEIAAHSMMLENCLATLQTVDICLIAYGSLPNQTACEKSIELTVQAFVTNGTSVIALLTLLADRMAVQRSGTLAVISSVAGDRGRPGNYVYGSAKAAVSTFCEGLRPRLFKSGVHVITIKPGFVDTPMTQGLKMPALLVAQPETVARRIVAGIESRKAVLYVPGFWAWIMCLIRAIPQPIFKRLNL
- a CDS encoding lysylphosphatidylglycerol synthase transmembrane domain-containing protein; protein product: MNQSVKLSGWRYRVLIGSAVCSALVYLALSLWGGGAAVSAAVSRVGGWEAGKIIGLVLLGYGLRFLRWQVYLNALRHPLPWWPSLKIYLAGFALTTTPGKAGEALRGVLLKRWDVPYVHSFAALFSERLSDLLGIVALALLGLSAHPEWLSMIVACLVLLACCMLLVSRSGHVSAIDRRIEHRHGWFSRLLRHCVHVLHQSRSCHTPGRQIGATLLSVLAWGLEGLAFYWILLAMKADVTLISAIFIYAVSMLAGALSFMPGGLGSAEAVMVGLLVSDGVGLPDSIAATVLLRLVTLWLAVGLGAVMFVDIKQ
- a CDS encoding FAD-binding oxidoreductase, which translates into the protein MSLSSWGNYPSAPQTGHPCHWQTDLGPQWHRVVEIYGSSLPFGNGRSYGDSCLAASDHVLQMRTLNRLIDADWDNGWICAEAGITLGEILQLAVPRGWFLHVTPGTQHVTLGGAVANDVHGKNHHRCGTFAHSVMSFGLHRSMQPPMVCSASENPQWFAASIGGLGLTGIITWVSLRLRRIQSSLIDTLRVRFDSLKAFFDLSGEMDAGHEYSVAWIDCLAKGSAQGRGVYTAGNHCETGPLEAATSHSLRLPIRLPVSLVNPITLKLFNHFYWQRQPVIRQCRTLAYRPFFYPLDSIEHWNRLYGHKGFQQFQCVLPSSVAPAALAELLKSIARSGSGSFLAVLKRCGDIASPGLLSFPMPGTSLALDFPQNKTLSRKLLPSLDAIVREAGGRLYPAKDAHMSGSDFRRAYPAWEQVEAMRDPALISRFWQRVIQ